One stretch of Prinia subflava isolate CZ2003 ecotype Zambia chromosome 7, Cam_Psub_1.2, whole genome shotgun sequence DNA includes these proteins:
- the KDM3A gene encoding lysine-specific demethylase 3A, which yields MVLRLEGSWSLLVGKRFLCLSEEEDRTWDANLISEWPWKSGRIRAVSHTDISKQDLKICVEFDEESWEKRRWIEVYSRLMIAFLVEQKLVLAERKTQCMPPVQWPAMTYKSLVDKAGMGSLVSVRYLGEEKCVFLSKDLLTPIKDVDSSRLSLKDDQNVNEEIQALVKKHLDETRLVQGGKNIIGSKIRIYSLDPSTQWFTAVVVNGNPATRTLEVNCQEIPALKTLDPELIHVEIIYDNNGKCDKSKRIGGVKRKSSENSGSGDAKHTKPSPEVSPSQGHVQSVPTVLGEALLGCTPANKDQRHPGLPLAASSPPNLGAETPQGTCRRSLPDTHPSCLNTGVKPLTEELTAFPNVGFMSKEQTQNPADQNGKYTSLKTSRSSSLTDSANEKGTNLKNTNDPFMKATTNFPKECISIKQLQHPNPSIAIPRGSGTVELQRTLDCRPSTSDAHLLSFSECGVKSQSSCNSHSSHKGNKIDELAEMEFFIRRNSNEILCDRSESESFWTGSAKVQDNIMVRKSILCDAAKVKKLQQSGEAFVQDGSCNNIAPHLHKCRECRLDSYRKNKEQRDSTVFCRFFHFRRLQFNKHGILREEGFLTPNKYDPEAISLWLPLSKNVVGLDLDTAKYILANIGDHFCQLVISEKEVMSTIEPHRQVAWKRAVRGVREMCDVCDTTIFNLHWVCSKCGFGVCVDCYRMRKKSSREDDDSDTFSWFKCVKGQAHEPENLMPTQIIPGKALYDVGDIVHSVRTKWGIKANCPCANKQFKALSKPALKEDSKQHLASGDRPGLQHNSFVLSPQVTTHDPPLKSALGSKQAASVNTSPSLNWFSNLTSGNVNKENKEKLLIPISKNESKPLQTLPSLAKPAAALQTFNSAILTPVSNNNTGFLRNLLNSSAGKTDNGLKSTPKILDDIFASLVQNRAITDLPKKPQGLTIKPTIMGFDTPHYWLCDNRLLCLQDPNNESNWNVFRECWKQGQPVMVSGVHHKLNADLWKPESFRKEFGQQEVDLVNCRTNEIITGATVGDFWDGFEDISSRLRTEEGEPMVLKLKDWPPGEDFRDMMPSRFDDLMKNIPLPEYTRRGGKLNLASRLPNYFVRPDLGPKMYNAYGLITPEDRKYGTTNLHLDVSDAANVMVYVGIPKGQADQEEEVLKTIQDGDSDELTIKRFTESREKPGALWHIYAAKDTEKIREFLKKVAEEQGQENPVDHDPIHDQSWYLDRPLRKRLHQEYGVQGWAIVQFLGDVVFIPAGAPHQVHNLYSCIKVAEDFVSPEHVKHCFWLTQEFRYLSHTHTNHEDKLQVKNVIYHAVKDAVGILRANESSLSRP from the exons ATGGTGCTGAGGCTCGAGGGGAGCTGGTCGCTGCTCGTAGGGAAGAGGTTCCTCTGCCTGTCGGAGGAGGAGGACAGGACGTGGGACGCCAACCTCATCTCGGAATGGCCCTGGAAGTCGGGCAGGATCCGGGCTGTGTCACACACGGACATATCCAAACAAGACCTGAAG ATCTGTGTGGAATTTGATGAGGAATCGTGGGAGAAGCGGCGATGGATAGAAGTCTACAGCCGGCTGATGATCGCATTCCTGGTGGAGCAAAAGCTGGTGTTGgctgaaagaaaaacccagTGCATGCCTCCTGTCCAGTGGCCTGCAATG ACCTACAAGTCCTTAGTGGACAAAGCTGGAATGGGATCACTGGTGTCAGTGCGCTACCTGGGTgaagagaaatgtgtttttctttctaaagacCTCCTGACACCCATCAAG GATGTGGACAGTTCCAGGCTTTCTCTTAAGGATGATCAAAATGTAAATGAAGAAATTCAGGCTTTGGTTAAGAAGCACCTCGATGAGACACGCTTGGTCCAAG GTGGAAAAAATATCATTGGTTCAAAAATTAGGATTTATAGCCTGGACCCTTCTACTCAGTGGTTCACAGCAGTTGTTGTCAATGGGAATCCAGCTACAAGGACCCTAGAAGTCAACTGTCAGGAG ATTCCAGCTTTAAAAACTCTTGATCCAGAATTAATTCATGTTGAAATCATATATGACAACAATGGAAAATGTG ATAAATCAAAAAGAATTGGGGGTGTGAAAAGGAAGTCATCTGAGAACAGTGGAAGTGGTGATGctaaacacacaaaaccttCTCCTGAG GTTTCTCCCAGCCAGGGACACGTGCAGTCAGTACCGACTGTGCTGGGTGAAGCACTGCTGGGATGTACTCCTGCAAATAAAGACCAAAGGCACCCAGGCCTGCCCCTGGCAGCCAGCTCACCACCCAACCTCGGGGCAGAAACTCCTCAGGG CACATGTAGACGAAGCTTGCCAGACACTCATCCTTCCTGTCTTAATACTGGAGTCAAACCCTTGACAGAGGAGCTGACAGCCTTTCCTAACGTGGGCTTTATGTCTaaagaacaaacacaaaatcctGCTGATCAAAATGGGAAATACACCTCTTTGAAAACCTCAAGATCTTCATCTTTGACTGATTCAGCTAATGAAAAGGGAACCAACCTGAAGAATACTAATGACCCTTTTATGAAGGCCACAACAAACTTTCCCAAGGAATGCATTTCCataaagcagctgcagcatcccaacCCTTCCATAGCAATACCCAGAGGCAGTGGCACTGTGGAACTGCAGCGAACTTTAGATTGCAGACCCTCAACCTCAGATGCTCATCTCCTGTCCTTCAGTGAGTGTGGGGTTAAATCACAAAGCAGCTgcaacagccacagcagccacaaaGGAAACAAGATTGATGAACTCGCAGAGATGGAGTTTTTTATTAGAAGAAATTCAAATGAGATCCTTTGTGACAGAAGTGAAAGTGAAAGCTTTTGGACTGGAAGTGCCAAGGTCCAGGATAATA tAATGGTTCGCAAGTCCATTTTATGTGACGCTGCTAAGGtgaagaagctgcagcagagtgGGGAGGCGTTTGTGCAAGACGGCTCCTGCAACAACATCGCCCCTCACCTGCACAAGTGCCGGGAGTGCCGCCTGGACAGCTACcgcaagaacaaggagcagaGGGACTCCACCGTCTTCTGCCGCTTCTTCCACTTCAGAAG GCTGCAGTTTAATAAGCATGGAATACTGCGTGAGGAAGGTTTCTTAACTCCAAATAAGTATGACCCTGAGGCTATTAGTCTGTGGCTACCTTTATCCAAAAATGTTGTGGGTCTGGATCTGGACACAGCAAAGTACATCCTTGCCAACATTGGAGACCACTTCTGCCAGCTGGTGATATCTGAAAAGGAAGTCATGTCAACCATTGAACCACACA GACAGGTGGCCTGGAAGCGCGCGGTTCGCGGCGTGCGCGAGATGTGCGACGTGTGCGACACCACCATCTTCAACCTGCACTGGGTGTGCTCCAAGTGTGGCTTCGGCGTGTGCGTGGATTGCTAcaggatgaggaaaaaaagctcaCGTGAAG ATGATGACTCAGATACTTTCTCCTGGTTTAAATGTGTGAAGGGGCAGGCACATGAACCAGAGAATCTAATGCCTACACAAATAATTCCTGGAAAAG CTCTCTATGATGTTGGTGACATTGTTCACTCGGTGAGAACGAAATGGGGAATAAAGGCAAATTGCCCTTGTGCAAATAAGCAGTTCAAAGCACTATCAAAGCCAGCTCTTAAGGAGGATTCAAAACAG cacttGGCATCTGGGGACAGGCCTGGCCTTCAGCACAACAGTTTTGTCCTGAGCCCACAAGTCACTACACATGATCCTCCTCTAAAGTCAGCACTTGGAAGCAAACAAGCTGCTTCTGTAAATACTTCTCCTTCATTAAATTGGTTTTCAAACCTAACAAGTGGAAATgtgaataaagaaaacaaag aaaaacttCTCATACCAATTTCCAAGAATGAAAGTAAACCTCTCCAGACACTGCCTAGCTTAGCCaagccagctgcagccctgcagacatTCAACAGTGCAATATTAACCCCTGTGAGCAACAACAACACTGGCTTCTTGCGGAACCTGTTGAACTCTTCTGCAGGAAAG ACAGACAATGGACTGAAGAGTACACCCAAAATCCTTGATGACATTTTTGCTTCCCTGGTGCAAAACAGAGCCATTACAGACCTGCCTAAGAAACCTCAAGGCCTGACCATCAAGCCCACGATCATGGGCTTTGACACGCCCCACTACTGGCTGTGTGACAACcgcctgctgtgcctgcaggatcCCAACAATGAAAGCAATTGGAATGTCTTCAGGGAGTGCTGGAAGCAGGGAcag CCTGTAATGGTTTCAGGAGTGCATCACAAGTTAAATGCAGACCTGTGGAAACCAGAGTCCTTCAGGAAGGAATTTGGCCAACAGGAAGTAGATCTGGTTAACTGCAGGACCAATGAAATCATCACTGGAGCTACTGTAGGAGATTTCTGGGATGGTTTTGAAGATATTTCAA GTCGCCTGAGAACAGAAGAGGGAGAGCCAATGGTGTTGAAGCTTAAGGACTGGCCTCCAGGAGAAGACTTCAGAGATATGATGCCCTCTCG GTTTGATGATTTGATGAAAAATATCCCATTGCCAGAATACACCAGGAGAGGTGGCAAACTCAACCTCGCCTCTCGACTTCCCAACTATTTTGTGCGACCGGATTTGGGCCCCAAGATGTACAATGCCTATG GCCTAATAACACCAGAGGACAGAAAATATGGCACAACAAACCTCCACTTGGATGTGTCTGATGCAGCCAATGTCATGGTTTACGTGGGGATCCCCAAAGGCCAGGCTGATCAGGAAGAAG AAGTGCTGAAGACCATACAGGATGGTGACTCTGATGAGCTGACAATTAAGCGTTTTACTGAGAGCCGAGAAAAGCCCGGAGCTCTGTGGCACATTTATGCTGCCAAAGATACAGAGAAAATCCGGGAGTTCCTGAAGAAG GTTGCAGAAGAACAAGGCCAAGAAAACCCTGTAGATCACGATCCCATTCACGATCAGAGTTGGTACCTGGACCGACCGCTGAGGAAACGCCTTCACCAGGAGTACGGAGTTCAAGGCTGGGCTATTGTACAGTTTCTAGGAGATGTAGTTTtcatcccagcaggagctccaCACCAG GTTCATAATTTGTACAGTTGTATTAAAGTTGCAGAAGACTTTGTATCCCCAGAGCATGTCAAACACTGCTTCTGGCTCACTCAGGAATTTAGGTATCTGTCACATACGCATACGAACCACGAAGATAAATTGCAG GTGAAGAATGTCATATATCACGCTGTTAAAGATGCAGTTGGGATACTGAGAGCTAACGAATCCAGCCTTAGCAGACCGTGA